The genomic stretch CTGGCTGGAGGCGAAGGCCAGGCCGGTACGTTCCTCCACCGGCAGAGCATCCATGTCGACCCGCACGGCGACCAGCGGCGCCTCCACAGGTCCCAGCTCGCCCACCACACCGGTGCGGCCGACCCCTTCGCTCACCTGCCAGCCGAGCAGCCGCAGTTCACCGGCCACCAGGGCCGCCGTCTGGTGTTCGGCACCGCTCAGCTCGGGGTGGGCATGGATGTGGCGGCGCAGACCGATCAGCTCGGGGGTGGCCTGCTCCAGAGCCCTGGCCAGATCCAGCCTCTGCCACAGATCCGCCGCTGTACCGCTGGATCGGGGTGGGGCGGCAGAACTCATCGCTGGACCAACTGGAGAAAATTCTCGAGAGCCTGAACCGGGCCAGGGGGCCAGCGTCGGATCTCCAGCAACCATTCTGGCTGGCGGTAGCGGGGATCCAGTCCCGAGGCCGCCGCCCAGTTGCTTTCCGCTTCACCGACGGCGCCCCGTTGCCAGAGCAGAGCCGTCAGGGCCGCCCGTGCGTCAGCGAACAGGGGGTAGCGGCGCACCAGCTTGCGCAGGTCCCGCTCCGCCTCGGCGGGCTCCCCGAGCTGAAAGGCGGCCAGGGCTGCGCTCGAGCGGGCCATGGCAAAGCCCGGCCGGGCCGCCGCCGCCGCCTCGAAGCAGTCTCTGGCCTGATCCCAATGGCCAAGGGAACCCTGCACATTGCCGAGGTTGTAGAGAGCTGACGCCTCGTCAGGATCCCGCTCGAGAATCCAGTGGTAATCGGCGGCGGCCCGGTCCCACTGGCCCAGGGCCTCTTCGGCGGTGCCGCGGTTGAGGTGGGGATCGGGGTTGAGGGGATC from Synechococcus sp. CBW1107 encodes the following:
- a CDS encoding tetratricopeptide repeat protein, with protein sequence MAGWCRQLLLRTVTGLRAMGRALLAAGLGLALLLPAPGPLWASPAAPAPPATPQRSQPLPQLFEKALAASREGRFGDALPLWDQVLEQAPDDAAAWSNHGNVQLALGRAEQAIADQERAMALDPLNPDPHLNRGTAEEALGQWDRAAADYHWILERDPDEASALYNLGNVQGSLGHWDQARDCFEAAAAARPGFAMARSSAALAAFQLGEPAEAERDLRKLVRRYPLFADARAALTALLWQRGAVGEAESNWAAASGLDPRYRQPEWLLEIRRWPPGPVQALENFLQLVQR